DNA from Larimichthys crocea isolate SSNF chromosome XIII, L_crocea_2.0, whole genome shotgun sequence:
ccccttttttttttttaaacgatgAGCTGTCaagttagcctgttagctttCAGCTAGCTGTCAATGCTAGCTACCTGGAGACATTCAGGGGACAACGTCTCGGTGTCTCTGCGCCTGCTTCGCTCACCTGCCGGGCCATGAGAGATTTGATCTTCTGCATCCTAAATCCGGCTTGTCTCAGTGGATACAAAAAATGTGTGAGTGAAGTTacagtttggttttgttgtCAACGATGCGCCTCCATCACTACGAGAGGGAAGCCATAGTTGACACGTCACGTGACTGGCACGGCAAGTGCCGGAAGAGCTCCGAAAGCAccctgggaaatgtagtttttttttttttttttttttttaaactacaagAATCCTACATTTGTTAAATATAGAGTACTATGAAATATgcgattaaaaaacaaatagctTGTTATGgataaaaagaaatcatattAAAAAGCGGTGTCAGGCATTAATAATATTGTGACAGGTGTATTGCTGTCTCACACCACTGGATGGTAGtaattaaacatataaaatacaaatagaaTTAACACCGGTGGTTATAggccttttccacagcagctattttgacatgaaacagtagggtcaacacaggtgtttccaattaCACTAATCAATGTTCCTTTccatttacagcagcaggatcttaattagtatcattgttCACACCTGTGTTTACACTACTCCTTCAAATTTAAAATAACCGCGGTGAAGAAGGTCTACTCctcatttaaaactttttttttttgttctgtcgTGCACCTGTAGACATTCTCACGTGCCcgagcaggaaaagcacaggtgtaaacagTAAAACTGATGACGGCTCGTCTCTATTTTGCTGCTTTGCTGTCAAGGTCCACTTGATTAGAACAGATCATTTTTTGTTATTAGCAACACCTGCCCTACTAAGACAAGTCAACTCTCCAACTAGTCAAGTTATTTGTGATTTTCTCATTACATAGCtgtatattattatgttatatttatagcCATTTTCTTAACATATGGtcatcttatattatatataagcaGTTAAAATGTGCCTCCCCTGTACTAGCTACATTAAAATGCTGAGAGatgaaattaacattaaaaatgctGCTTAAATGTAAgtgcatcaataataataatctaatattctgtatgtattaatatataatatttttttggaTGCAGAACCTTTAATGCAAATTTCCTTTTATGAGTAGGAGTGAtcatgacatcatgtcatgccATCCATGGCTCAGTGCCATGTGACTTCATCTCTGCCAAGCAATTAGTCCTGGCTCTGCACTGGAAAACGGTTTAAAATAATTACCAGATCTGTGCGTGCAAACCCATTCAGCCTGCTTTATAGTCGCCACCTCGGGTGTTATTTCGAGCAGCGCTTGGTTAAAAGCAGGCAGcatgcagcagacagcaggtacCATGAGTTCTAGTTTCTGGTTAATGATACCTCAGGCTATTTCCCAGTCAAATGAAGGTGAGGTCAATCTCCATAGGTGGATTTACTCCACTGTTGTTTGTTAGGCAGTCATCCACAGTGCGGAGCCTCCCTTAAAGCATACACTGAGACGGAACAGATGGCAACCCCTACCCGGAGATGCCACCACAAAGACATAGCACACTTAGCTGGTCAGGTTATAATTAGAGGCAGATTCAATAAACTGCTTGTTGTTATGCAAGGGAGCACCATGATAAGTAACACTTAAGGTTCAGATTTTGACAATTTACTATCTTTAAATACATACTAATGTAATAATTTCTCTTGCTGGTGCATATTGGCAATAttctaaaataatatttttatcattaatgtcatttaattgtaaaaactcagcagcagctgtctttGGAAACAAACCTAAATACCTAATTAAGTCAAATGTTTCCATTTTGAAAGTTTCAATACTaaatccatttgttttttttgttttgtttttgggtaAAAATAAGTTTCTAATCAATTTTGTCCATCACAAACACATCTTGACCtctattttcttaaaaaaatatattgtgtcTGGTTCTCTCCATGCTTGTCTGTGTCTTTTCCCTCCTCATGCCTCTccttcgcacacacacacagacaggggggcacacacacatttttatctctcCTCGTGACAAGGTGTCAGCAGGAGCAGGGGGAGGGCACTCATGCCACATGCTGAACCATCCGTCTGTTGCTGCCTGTCTCCATATCACGCCAGGTAAACAGCATACCAATACAACAAAGCTCAGACAAACAAGCTCTCAGCAGCAATTCTGAAGCAGCAAATACAactcaaacacatgaaaacacacttgtGAAAAGAGAGCGATAACTGCCAAGATATCAGACAAAGACTGactgtgaagcagcagaacaGCTGACATCTTTGCTGGCTTCagctatattttttatttatttatttattttgttcacaCTCTGTTGAAGAAAGTGTTCATTTCAAGCCCTGGCTGTTATTGCTGTCCAAAGGAAAAGACAATGTAGTTGTTGgcaacaatattaaaaaatgatccAGTGTAGTAAACAGTTACATCTTTaataaagtacaaaacaaacatgtgaatGCAAACTGTACAATAATTTAGGAATCATTAATCATCTTTCTCGTTTCCACATTTCATGTTGAGCAGAAGAAATGCTACATTCGTGGAAACAGGGCATGTCGTCCGATAGGAATAAATAGATTTGAGCAAGACATAGAAATAGAGTAATAGGTATAAAGAATCTGCAATATAATccatgtacaatatttacacttatatatatatatatttcatacacgaacattcattcattataacACTTGTCTTTCACAAAACAGACTCTCCTTCacagaaatgttaaattaaaaagatattaataaaatggcaaacaaagtatttaaagtattttaaattaaacatatgtTTTGAATAGTTGTCAAGATATGGGGATTTGGCTACCTTGTAGGTAGCTTATAAGATctttaaaataatatgaaaatgttttttactaACTTATTTAGTTTAACATGATCCCAGTGATCTTTCaactttcacattaaaagaaatTTCAAGCCACACATACACTTTCATCTCACAATAACGTCAGCAAAAGACAATTAACATCTGTCCCTAATTCTGGACATTAACAGTGCATGATCAGGTTATGTACTCACACATGTCTCCTTCATCCGttgtgcaaataaaaaataacgaCCAAAACCAGTGTTTCAGGGACTGAAGAGAATAAAGCTACACAGGAGTCTTCAAGTGGAATGACTGTAAGTCATATCTCCTACTCTCCCAGCTAGACGTTACTCCAGAAAACTTTGACTAGAGGTTTCAGGAACATGTCCGATCACATCGTAGATGGTGGTGTGCATATCCTGCACTGACTCCAGGTGAGCCAGAGATCTGCACGATGCCTGCAGGACAGTTGCACAGGAAAATTAAAACCACACATTCTGTAACTGTTCAACGGAAAGTTTGAGCAGTTTAATAGTTTCAGTCCAGTATGACTGTATTCATGTTGTCATAGGGCATGTTAAATACCTGTGCAGATTCCATTTTCCCAGGTATGGAGACAAACTCGTAGATGCCAAAGTCTTCTGTTGCATCCTCGTGACCTGTTGATGAACAGGTTTTAATGTCAAGCCAACACTTAGGTTACAGTTAGTGCATTAGTATCTATTTTGTCAAACTTTTGAGTAACATGATTAACCTAATGACGCCATAAAAACAAGACCTGCTTTTCAGTTGGAGTCAATGAGACATCCAAACCTTGTATCTCAAACCTGTTTTTCTAGGaattattttaagtttaaatgttCATCCCTAATATCACCTCAAGAAGATATGCAGGATATGTCTATTTACCCACTATAATATGGGTGTCCTTGAGTGTCTGATGGTATAAACAGGTAACAAGTGGTAACTTACCTGAACGATGCGGCCGTTTCTGCTCTGTAAGCGGTCTgccataaacaaacaaataaagctgtTAGTTGAAGTGCGTACAGTACACTATTTATTGTGTAAATACTGCACTGTGATtaataacttcatatttaaggATCTTACCTGTTGTAAATACTCATAAGCACTGTTgataatggagagagagagagagagaaatgtaatTATTCACAAAGAAGTGATTCTTAAACATTACCTTAACTCATTTAAATGCAGTGGTTACTAATCAGCCTCCACATGAGTGAAATTTTCAAGCTATTTATGATTAACAAGCCGTTAAGCGTTATCTTGCATAGCATTCAGACATGCAGATTTCAAACATGGAGGACTGACCGTGAGGGTGAAGGTTAACAAGAACCGCTGCTATAAAATTACACCTGTCTAGGCAGCAGAATAATACATTATCTAACCTCTTTTAGGATGGCAGGTTCTCCTGATAAAGAACATCAGCATACAGCTGATgatgaacagagaacagacagtAATGGCTGCCAGTGGGAGTACAGAGCTGCGGTCCTGGGTGTGCTTCTCTTTCCCTGGAAGCAAAAACAGGTTGGACACTGATATTAAGGCTCATTTTTAGCCAATCCACTGGTCGCATTCACACATATTTCTAGTCTAATGACTTTGATGTGTCCTTGGCACCGCCATGGGTCTGATAATTTACCATCTTACCATCACAAGGCCATAATTGTAACAAATATAATTTGTTCAGTACATCGtcaacattcccatcagcctctaATTAGTAAACGTTAGTATGCTACCAGGCTAAGGTGCAGAACATGATAAATATTAgctgtcaaacatcagcatgtcagtGTTTCCACGGTGACCGTGTTAGCCTcctaatgttagcatttagcctCACACAACAGCTAGCAGGCATTAGGAGGTTAATCATCTAATAATTATCTGGGAAACTTCATGGGTGATTttaatgtcaataaaaaaaaaggggtgtTGTCATGACATCTATTGACTCAATGAACAGCATTTTAAATCATAGCCAGTATCAGCGTTAGCCATCAGTGAGCCTTTCTCAGTATCACCACGACAACATATCAATGTCGCATTCGGCACACAGAAACTCCACATGCTATAAAACTTAGTCAACAAATACAACAGCTGTCATGCTCTGTTTACTTTCCCAGCCACTGAACGTATACAGGCTGCAGGGACAGGAACCAAGCAACGGAGATAAAACATGGGTTTTATAATAGCCATGTGTATTTCATGTTAGATTCATAACCTGGTTTCACTTTTCATCTGTTGTGCACACACTGGGTAGCATGTTATCTACCCAACCTCTCCCAAAGCTGGTCATGGTGGTTGTCATTGTCAGGGTATATCTCTCATAGCTCATAAACCTCTTATGCTTTTGGCACGATGCATTGTTTACAGAGTGTTTATCTTAGAGGATTCCCAAAATCCACCCACGCTTTGCTCCCTCCTGCCGTGTTCCACCCTCAACCCACCTGGTCCTAAACTGGCCACCACCAGAGTAAACTGGGCCTCGTCCTGCTTCTCTGTCACGTTGTTGAAGGCGCGGCACAGGTACTCCTCGGCCTGTGCCAGTTTATAGGAGCGCACCTCCAATCGCGGGCCCTCAGTGATGACCTGGGTGGCGTTGTGGCTCTTAGAGATCCAGACGTAGCTAGTGGGTGGGTTGGAATCGGCCCGGCATTCAAAGAAGACCAGCTCTCCAGGGTTGATGGTGAACACTTCTCCTGTGCGCAAGCCTTGGCCAGAATTCACCTCCAGGTTGTAGGGGCCATCTGCATGGGGCCAACAATAGGTTAGCAAAACATGACAGTTCGCTGTTGATATGATGCTTATTATACAGAGTGGTTACTATTCTATGAATTATCTCATCATAATGCATCGTGAGGCATCAGCAGCCAAAAGATTTCGACTGCAGGGTCATAGGTGTGATCCACAGTCTAGCAAGTCCAGGTGGGGGAAATGAAAGAGCAGTACTTGTACCTCCCAATTTATTCAGGATGCCCTTGAACAAGTCACTTAATCATCCAATAAGGATATAAGAACATGTGAAAACTTTATGGATTTTGTTGTGATAACAGTGTCTCTGTACATTATCTCTGAGCCAGGTAAAGTCTGTTAAAAGACATCTTCATTGTGACATACTGTAAGTAGCAACCCAGATGTTGCTGTTTGAATTAAAGGTGTTGCAACTAATGTaatatgtgtgaatatgtgaTCATTGTGAGTGGCAGCAGTCCgttttaatgtgtatgtgtcaCTAGAATTATGACACTGAGAAAGTCGTTGTCAGTCTTACATTGACATTAACAACAACTCTGTCTGGAATAGAAACTGAAGCAACTGATAGGAGTGGGTTGTAGCTTTCTGCAGGACGATACTGAATGCttacacaaacatgtttgcatATGCAAACAATGATTAATTTATGAGTTCTCTTTGCCAAGTTATTAACACACCTACAGTTTAGGCACATGGACTGAGGATACGGGAACAAATGGAGGAAGTTACAGACATGTCACGTACTAACATGTCCCGTCAATACATAAATATGAGTTTTATGGACACATTCAAATGGTTTAATGTTCTGAGTGCAACCTCAGACTCACAAAACTGGGTCAGTTTATCAGTACATCTACACACTTTAGCATAGAACAGAGGGACTCTGTGAGATAAGTCCGTTCCTATGCAAATACTGTAGCATAACAGCCATGTGTTTTCAGTTGTCAGAAAGAAGTCCGATCTCACAGACATTTATAACCTAACCTAATACCTCAGAGAGAACTGtgcaaaaagaaagcaaaggagTAAAATAGAACATGGATGTACGTATCACAACTGTTGGTCTTAGTACAAGAGCTTTCCTACTACCAAATGTTTTTGAAACTGTACTTAACAGCCTGTTCTGACCTTATAATGTTTTAACAGATCTGATGCCAGTGTCTGCCAACAATAAAAAAGACTTCACACCTACAACTGATAATTTTTTCTGACTTCATAGTATTTATGTGTTGATTCATTTAAGCTTGATGATTGTGCCGTGTTAGAGATTTTGGCAACCCGGGCAGTAAAACAAATCTGATTCCAGCCTATAACATTAGCCAGCAATCATGGACTCCCTTTTGTTATGATgttcacagcagctattttcaCATGAAACAATGTTATGCCAGACTTTCCAAGCTTGAGAAACTGAAGCTATGAGACCTCAATATCCACTGCCTTATATTACAAAACACATGTCCCAAAACACATGGGAGCTAAACTTGCAGTTTCAGGCTTGGTGTGGGCAAAGAGTAGGAGACTAAAGATACTGTATGTACTCACAATAGACATTGAGTTCCATGGTCCCGCTGTACTGCCCCTGGCTCACAGGGTTGCTGGCCACACACTGGTAACTTCCCTTGTCCTCCTTTCTCACAGGACTGATAAACAATGTAGATCTGTCTTGGGAGAAGTGGTATCTGTCACTGGGACCGAGTGGGATGTCATCCCTTAGCCACTGGAAGACAACTTTTGTTCCTTCCTTGACAGAACAAGTCCAGGTAACGTTCGATTTGTCCTCAACAACTGCGTATGATGGGCTTTTCCCAATGACTGGACGGGACACAGGGACTAAGGAAAAGAACAAGAAATGTTGGTAAATTTATCCATAGATGACATCAAACTGGTCACCATAATAGGAAACACTCACCGTCCACTGTTACATGcactgtcctctcctccttgATAACCAGTCCTGTCTTGTTATGAAACTCTATGTTGAGGTTCAGGTGGTAatctccctcgtcctcctggtTTAATTCCAGGATTTCCAAAGAAATATTGGGTTCACTAAAGTGAAGGTGGCTGCGGTACATCATGTCAGTGATTGTGGCCTCTTTGGTAAACGTCACCAATGTCACTCTAGTGCCGCTCGGCCTTGTGTGGGACCAAGTTCCCTGGATCTCAACTTTATCCAGCGGGAAGCGAGTCTCAACGGGCAGGCGCAGGGGCTCCCCTTCAATACCATGATGGACTAATGAAGGGATGTGGATCAACTCAGAGTTGACTTCTGAATTggcaggaggagatgaggagaagaagaaggatggaAACAAAGTTAACACACAATCATTGTTGGATAACTTGCTGGATATTCCATAACAGTTATCAGGCTTCATACATTATGTTACTAACTTAAAGCTTGTTTCTAAAAGACTAACGAGAATAATTAGATCATTTTATTGATAAAAACCCAAGGTGTCATTATGTCTTTACAGTATCTGTTTGTTACTGGATGTTTCTCTTTGTAATTAAAATGGACTGGATAGTGGTTTTCAAACTGCAATAATTGATTTTGGGGGTAACGcgacaagctgtaaacacagcatAGGCATATTATCACATTATTAAGTTGATATGGCTAATATGTTAACTGTTGCCTATTTACAGATCCAGCAGACATATAGCAATATTATCACCCATTTGGAGTGATGTTTCTGACCACCTGAAATATAATTCCGATGTTCACGCTCCCTCTGGGAAATACCTGACATTTTAGCTGCttaatgctccactatgttcaccagcttgtTGCTAACTTCTCTAAAACCAGCCGTCTACAGTGTCTGGAAATGATGCAGATGAGCGTGTTGAGAGTGAACCAAAGTAACCAAAATAGCCATTTTTCCTGGGAAGTAAAACAAGAATAACAAGCTGAAAGGCGCTAAAACACTCCGTGGTGGTACACTGCAAAATAAGGTGAAAATactgttattgttgatgttgatgttgactttcacattacatgtcaattagtataaaaaaaaaggatgaatgcCAAGATTAATGACAAGACTTGGACTCTGACTGTCACTAGTTTATAACCGTACAATAGCAACCATAACAcagattaaaatgcatttaatctAGTTTCTGGCACATAAATGCTGCTTTATGGCATCAATTAATTGACAATTACTAAATAGTATCATTTATCAACTTGCACTTGCACAATCATTATTGTTTTACACAATTTTGTAGCCCAAATGAACAAATTTAAgctatttattaattaaaacttCACATAATTCaatattggaaaaaaaacactgtacttAATATTGTACTGTTGATTAAATTAAGTGAGGGTGGCAGTTTGAAATTTTCATTTAAAGATGAACccagttgtgttttgtctgtttaatcTAATAATCTATATCCTAGTCTTCACATTGTGCAGGTCCTGAAACTGTAGTGAGTTAATATTGACCCAGCTCACGACAGAGTGTCATTGTTGTCAGACAAGGACATGGTCTGTGTCTTTGATCCCAACTTGtcccaaaacaaacactgtgtctATCTGAAGTAACTAGAACACTGTTGAGCTATTCTACTTTGTTGTATGTCTGTCAAAACGCACTTGAGTTGCCAGGGCAGTTGATTCTCTAGTAACCAGCTGAAAACACCAAGAATGGGAGGAGTTATGGTTGTTTTCCAGTCTATAGTATAGTATACTATATATATCATTGTGTCATTCATCTACATTATATTCTCGAGTTCAAGGATCATTAATATTGTATCAAAGCTCTGGCTTTTAAAAAATTGTTTGACAACTTCAAATTTCACTGTCCGTGAGCGACTGTGTTT
Protein-coding regions in this window:
- the hepacam2 gene encoding HEPACAM family member 2, whose amino-acid sequence is MEATGRTALYICCSVLFILTEVNSELIHIPSLVHHGIEGEPLRLPVETRFPLDKVEIQGTWSHTRPSGTRVTLVTFTKEATITDMMYRSHLHFSEPNISLEILELNQEDEGDYHLNLNIEFHNKTGLVIKEERTVHVTVDVPVSRPVIGKSPSYAVVEDKSNVTWTCSVKEGTKVVFQWLRDDIPLGPSDRYHFSQDRSTLFISPVRKEDKGSYQCVASNPVSQGQYSGTMELNVYYGPYNLEVNSGQGLRTGEVFTINPGELVFFECRADSNPPTSYVWISKSHNATQVITEGPRLEVRSYKLAQAEEYLCRAFNNVTEKQDEAQFTLVVASLGPGKEKHTQDRSSVLPLAAITVCSLFIISCMLMFFIRRTCHPKRVLMSIYNRPLTEQKRPHRSGHEDATEDFGIYEFVSIPGKMESAQASCRSLAHLESVQDMHTTIYDVIGHVPETSSQSFLE